A genomic segment from Gracilinanus agilis isolate LMUSP501 chromosome 1, AgileGrace, whole genome shotgun sequence encodes:
- the LOC123246314 gene encoding WD repeat and coiled-coil-containing protein-like has translation MDLGKGKLLRTGLNALYQAIHPIHGIAWTDGKQVVLTALQLQIKEPKFGDSKIIGQFEHVYGLSWGPVGAEGTPTLLAVQHKKHVTVWQVCLSSSERGKILVSQTCEIGEPFPVLPQGCVWHPKKAILTVLTSHEVSVLPSVHCDSTRVKADLVKVQGFVHCGCWTQDGQRLVVAVGSALHSFTWDDSQKSLQPCAFCPVFDMGKNICSVLATVDMQIAVATELPLDKICGLNSVESFEMPTLEEAQPSSTSSSPAAIAEESLMDTGKVSPDSERSSSSASLSSSSLDSLDLTQMLPRNYQSDTNFFFHLREKEYLARAGKESSHLVLVTFDRMVTTTRKVGVPGILVPDLLAYDPKSQVMAVASNTCHTILAYSLIPALAPGVQCIRLENCERPKGICFLSDKRLLISVGKQKFTDPTFLPSSKSDMYNIHLEVKEVDFGKEPSMTSVWSQRDFCNISLGLGMASKRKPVDSLCLNTYPQKRDLLIPGRIQCLPLGKSLIEDITGASGSQSSRPCTSPLGKPKLTSSTVISMEGLEGISGIRSSAALLPNARPILPITQYSPIREPLSFPQGRVSKTEEGEGQLCGMLERLSGSFTDLQQYLSQLIDLLLEKKQPLPLPRYPLSQDPSFLLITYQKPSSAGAVVDKRAVLLCDGKVRLQQVQQVFGLSLVEMQFGSLWILLSADSEGFVPLIFSAAQEVNIRDGSTGGPLTSTQAHS, from the exons ATGGACTTGGGGAAAGGCAAGCTCCTCAGAACTGGTCTGAACGCCCTCTACCAGGCGATACATCCCATCCATGGCATTGCCTGGACCGACGGGAAGCAGGTGGTCCTGACGGCCCTTCAGCTCCAGATCAAGGAGCCCAAGTTTGGGGACTCGAAGATCATCGGGCAATTTGAGCATGTTTACGGACTGTCCTGGGGCCCCGTGGGGGCGGAGGGCACCCCGACTCTGCTGGCGGTCCAGCACAAGAAACACGTCACCGTGTGGCAGGTGTGCTTGAGCTCCTCAGAGAGAGGCAAGATCCTGGTGTCCCAGACGTGCGAGATCGGGGAGCCCTTCCCCGTGCTCCCTCAGGGCTGCGTGTGGCACCCCAAGAAGGCCATCCTCACCGTGCTCACCAGCCACGAAGTCTCCGTGCTCCCCTCCGTGCACTGCGACAGCACCCGGGTGAAGGCCGACCTGGTCAAAGTCCAGGGTTTTGTGCATTGCGGATGCTGGACCCAGGACGGCCAGAGGCTGGTGGTGGCCGTGGGCAGCGCCTTGCATTCTTTCACGTGGGACGACTCCCAGAAATCTCTGCAGCCGTGCGCTTTCTGCCCCGTGTTCGACATGGGCAAAAACATCTGCTCTGTGCTGGCCACCGTGGACATGCAGATTGCCGTGGCCACCGAGCTCCCGCTGGACAAGATTTGTGGCCTGAACTCAGTAGAGTCCTTCGAGATGCCCACGTTGGAGGAGGCGCAGCCCTCCAGCACCTCTTCGTCGCCGGCAGCCATTGCAGAGGAGTCCTTGATGGACACCGGAAAAGTGTCCCCCGACTCGGAGCGGTCCTCCTCCTCGGCTTCCCTCTCGTCCTCCTCTCTGGACTCCTTGGATCTGACCCAGATGCTGCCCAGGAACTATCAGTCGGACACAAACTTTTTCTTCCACCTCAGAGAGAAGGAATACTTGGCTCGGGCTGGCAAGGAGTCCTCCCACTTGGTCCTGGTGACCTTCGATAGGATGGTCACCACCACCCGGAAAGTGGGCGTCCCTGGCATCCTGGTGCCGGACCTCCTGGCGTACGACCCCAAGTCCCAGGTGATGGCCGTGGCCTCCAACACGTGCCACACCATTCTGGCCTACTCCCTGATCCCCGCCTTGGCGCCGGGCGTCCAGTGCATCCGCCTGGAGAACTGTGAGAGGCCCAAGGGCATCTGCTTCTTGTCTGACAAACGGCTCCTGATTTCGGTCGGGAAGCAGAAGTTCACGGATCCCaccttcctgccttcctccaAGTCTGACATGTACAACATTCACCTGGAGGTCAAGGAAGTCGACTTTGGGAAGGAGCCCTCCATGACGTCGGTCTGGAGCCAGCGAGACTTCTGCAACATCAGCCTGGGGCTGGGCATGGCCAGTAAGAGGAAGCCGGTGGACAGCCTTTGCCTCAACACCTACCCCCAGAAGAGGGACCTGCTCATCCCCGGAAGGATCCAGTGTCTGCCTCTGGGGAAGTCCCTGATCGAGGACATCACCGGAGCTTCGGGCTCCCAGAGCTCCAGGCCCTGCACCTCACCGCTGGGCAAGCCCAAGCTGACCTCCAGCACCGTCATCTCCATGGAAGGGCTGGAGGGCATATCCGGCATCCGGTCCTCGGCCGCCCTCCTCCCCAATGCCAGGCCAATCTTACCCATAACCCAGTACAGCCCCATTCGTGAGCCCCTGAGCTTCCCTCAAGGCAGAGTCTCCAAGACCGAAGAGGGAGAGGGTCAGCTCTGCGGGATGCTGGAGAGGCTCTCGGGGAGCTTCACGGACCTCCAGCAATACCTCTCCCAGCTCATAGACCTCCTGCTTGAGAAGAAGCAGCCGCTGCCCCTACCCCGTTACCCACTCTCTCAAGACCCATCTTTTCTTCTCATCACATACCAG AAGCCGTCCTCAGCAGGGGCTGTGGTGGACAAGCGAGCGGTCCTTCTCTGCGATGGCAAGGTGCGCCTCCAACAAGTCCAACAGGTGTTTGGCCTCTCTCTGGTGGAGATGCAATTTG GTTCCCTCTGGATCCTCCTCTCTGCTGATAGCGAAGGCTTCGTCCCTCTCATATTCTCGGCTGCCCAGGAGGTCAACATCCGAGATGGGAGCACTGGTGGCCCGCTGACCTCCACCCA AGCACACTCCTGA